Proteins from a genomic interval of Lolium perenne isolate Kyuss_39 chromosome 1, Kyuss_2.0, whole genome shotgun sequence:
- the LOC127309368 gene encoding uncharacterized protein isoform X4 yields the protein MIPFSSAVAAEVRALVQGADGSTIDSIYRELCQLADCSPDGCILLLQVCFDEVLLSVGVAKNSQSKQYLLATIFRYCLDKPYFSTCFCEALKTVSVSDVFLETLSNELDLSRAERVGIGLSLSDSENIGLNLKGQRFSIAQIEELCENPAQHISNDQIHDIVVFIHRTDGLSKHMDSLTNIISLFKVKDTPFHVPLPIQAGNVWPASRHTELCAGSLDDDFDSLLSEIGKEISMADIITELGYGCTADIAHCKDVLAPFEPLNDLGISKLLGAVVSSTLGLDEANNTYSTFISAFGNSQTSDSIQSTAWNINVLVDSINEIAPRTNWTTVMENLDHEGFNIPDEGAFRLLMSIYSRACKDPFPLHAICGSLWKNLEGQLSFLKHAVAAPVHTFTFKHCSRKMVFPELANIQGNQAWYCLDLLEVLCQLAELGFATSVRSMLDYPLSHCPEVLFLGVSHINTAYNLLQYEVLSCVFPAILKDTKHNSLLKYLWHLNPSLTLRGFVDAHSDISCLLRIVDICQDLKILSVVLDFTSLAFSIKLATVSFRNDNSNLEKWITEKLSAQREAFIEECIKFLKEIVVNTTYDAEGVIQQSEATIANICWESCPLFIKVLQSHSGQLLTNQLVDEVSRVEAAYESRNHGAVGRKIPTPEGGSDDIEAQANIYFHQMFSEQISTDAMIQMLARFKESTNKRELAIFNCMISNLFEEYKFFPKYPDTELKLAAILMGSLIKHQLVAHLGLGIALRNVLDALRKSIDSKMFMFGTAALEQFMDRLIEWPQYCNHILQISHLRGTHAELVSAIERALAKISSSQNEPNSSSIFPVDQHGSGSLSIGSIEASEASWQFINPPTQLERSPSSFPLQQRHQGFLGERSKGSTNSIQAKNILSVSQPFSSIPAVSSITQKVTAPPSSQSSPHHSTTISTPSQSTNFLRPRSSAPSGTRSSYTTGFGAALNIETLVAAAERRDTSVEAPPSEVQDKIFFMINNISISNLEAKAKEFNEVFQEQYYPWFAQYMVMKRASIEPNFHDLYLKFFDKVNSKLLNREMVKATYENCKALLQSDLIKSSSEERSLLKNLGSWLGKLTIGRNQTLRAKEIDPKILIVEAYERGLMIAVVPFTSKILEPCHSSIAYRPPNPWTMGILSLLAEIYNLPNLKMNLKFDIEVLFKNLSVDMKDVKPSSFLKDRIRQIEGNPDFSNKDVSASQTPVVAEVSSGMIPAKKLVEVQPELISTSRSTSLPNMLNQYAPPLRLPPNSMVEDDKVALRMPDQISPSQTSSPSPALFTLSQLMAAIPRADIYFRINEKLSSLGSLQYSKIMDVALDKAIKEIIGPVIQRSVTIATRTTKELIIKDLAMESDDSAVSRAAHLMVGTLAGSLAHVTSKEPLRVALSSHLRSLIQNLNNNSESTEQIVHILINDNLDLGCALIETVATRKAVEMIDGEIKQPFSQLRRQKELLGSGYYDAFPYTQGLARVPDALRPKPAGLLCATQQRVYEDFITVWHSQSSQNAGATTSATALTVAPGNSSIPRLYSPNLVQPSDLVPEESDHGTTQLLSVSTQLGASDTFAPTSLTSVFPSMSSNDAPVGEPTVATEDLGTTIPLPPTAAVDRMESVFAEPLNTEDALERYQQVALKIEALIASDGEDSEIQSVIAEVPDILYRCVSRDEAALAMAQKVFRNLYENASKGTSVTGILATLVAICDVCKLVVKEITSWVMYCDEDKKFNVDIITGLIRSEILNLGDYDVNLAKIIDSGRNKGATEFAISLVQTLITQEPNGVSKLYNVVDVLSKLAIGPGSPESLQQLIEIARSNFNNAASFAAMKDEKVLSGRASMYKEENDTALADGVSFQDQVAVLFSDWCHIYDHPIMGDSEYSHYIAQLQQHGLLKGDDLTDRFFHILTELAVTHTVVSEQLIAPGGIPQQPAQQLQISYFSIDSYSKLVTLVFKYCVNIAPNKGSLLPKILFVTARTIQKDAEEKKVSFNPRPYFRLFINLLSELSTADLHDAATFQVLTAFANAFHVLQPLRVPAWSFAWLELVSHRSFMPKLLLCNSQKGWPLFQGLLVDLFKFMEPYLRNAEMGQPIHLLYKGTLRVLLVLLHDFPEFLCDYHLSFCDVIPPSCIQMRNVILSAFPRNMRLPDPSTPNLKIDLLPEISKAPRIMSDVESALKAKQMKTQVDEYLKRPEGSSFLTDLKQKLLLPLNEANVAGTRYNVPLINSLVVYVGIQAVQQLQHNKENASAQQINQSSQVEIFQIETATEVFQNLIVNMDTEGRYLVLNAIANQLRYPNNHTHYFSFIILYLFAEATQDIVQEQITRVLLERLIVNRPHPWGLLITFVELIKNPRYSFWARPFTHCAPEIERLFESVARSCGGKAVDEGVVLADGSH from the exons ATGATCCCCTTCAGCTCGGCCGTCGCCGCCGAGGTCCGCGCCCTCGTCCAGGGCGCCGACGGCTCCACCATCGATTCAATCTACCGCGAGCTCTGCCAG TTAGCAGACTGCAGTCCTGATGGTTGCATTTTACTGCTTCAAGTTTGTTTCGATGAAGTGTTGCTGAGTGTTGGGGTGGCAAAAAATTCCCAATCAAAACAATATCTTTTAGCCACTATTTTCAGATATTGTCTGGATAAACCATACTTCAGCACCTGTTTTTGTGAAGCACTGAAGACAGTCTCTGTCAGTGATGTTTTCCTTGAAACATTGTCAAATGAACTTGATCTATCAAGAGCCGAGAGGGTTGGTATCGGACTTTCCCTGTCAGATTCTGAGAATATAGGATTGAATCTGAAAG GCCAAAGATTTTCAATTGCTCAAATCGAGGAGTTGTgtgaaaatcctgcacaacatatATCAAATGACCAAATTCATGATATTGTTGTGTTTATTCACCGTACTGATGGCCTCTCAAAGCACATGGATTCTCTTACTAACATTATTTCCCTATTCAAAGTCAAAGACACGCCATTCCATGTTCCTCTCCCTATTCAGGCTGGCAATGTTTGGCCAGCTTCAAG ACATACAGAGCTATGTGCTGGTAGCTTAGATGATGATTTTGATTCCCTTTTATCTGAAATTGGGAAAGAAATAAGCATGGCTGACATCATTACTGAATTGGGCTATGGATGTACTGCTGATATTGCACATTGTAAAGATGTACTAGCACCTTTTGAGCCCCTCAATGATTTGGGAATATCTAAGTTGCTTGGGGCTGTTGTTTCCTCTACCCTTGGTCTTGATGAGGCTAATAATACGTATTCAACATTCATTTCGGCTTTCGGCAACAGCCAAACAAGTGACTCAATTCAATCAACGGCATGGAATATCAATGTTCTTGTGGATTCAATTAATGAAATT GCCCCAAGAACTAACTGGACCACTGTAATGGAAAACCTTGACCATGAGGGTTTCAATATCCCTGATGAAGGAGCTTTTCGTTTATTGATGTCTATATATTCCCGTGCTTGCAAG GATCCATTTCCCCTTCATGCCATCTGTGGATCGCTGTGGAAGAATTTAGAAGGGCAATTATCATTCTTGAAACATGCAGTGGCCGCCCCTGTTCATACATTTACATTTAAACATTGTTCCAGGAAGATG GTATTTCCCGAATTGGCTAATATCCAAGGCAATCAGGCTTGGTACTGCCTAGACCTTTTGGAGGTGTTATGCCAGCTTGCTGAGCTTGGGTTTGCAACATCAGTGCGATCGATGCTGGACTATCCATTAAGTCATTGTCCAGAAGTCTTATTTCTTGGTGTTAGCCACATTAAT ACTGCGTATAATCTCCTCCAGTATGAAGTACTGTCTTGTGTTTTCCCTGCTATACTCAAGGACACTAAACATAACAGTCTATTGAAATATCTCTGGCATCTCAACCCTTCTCTTACCCTTCGAGGATTTGTTGATGCCCATTCTGATATAAGTTGTCTTTTGAGGATTGTTGATATATGTCAAGACCTAAAG ATCCTATCTGTGGTACTTGATTTTACTTCTTTAGCATTTAGCATCAAACTTGCTACAGTTTCCTTTCGAAATGATAATAGCAACCTGGAGAAATGGATCACTGAAAAATTGAGTGCACAGAGAGAGGCTTTTATTGAG GAATGTATTAAATTCTTGAAAGAAATTGTGGTCAATACAACTTATGATGCCGAAGGTGTCATCCAGCAATCTGAAGCTACAATCGCGAATATTTGCTGGGAATCTTGTCCTTTATTTATAAAG GTTCTTCAGTCTCACTCAGGGCAGCTGTTGACTAACCAACTGGTGGATGAAGTAAGTAGAGTGGAAGCTGCATATGAATCAAGGAATCATGGTGCTGTAGGAAGGAAAATTCCTACTCCCGAGGGAGGTTCTGATGACATTGAAGCACAGGCAAATATATATTTTCACCAGATGTTTTCAGAACAGATAAGCACTGATGCTATGATACAAATGCTTGCACGCTTCAAAGAGTCTACAAACAAGAG GGAGCTAGCAATTTTCAATTGCATGATCTCAAACTTGTTTGAAGAGTACAAGTTCTTCCCAAAGTATCCAGATACAGAGCTTAAGTTAGCTGCTATTCTTATGG GCTCGCTCATTAAACATCAACTTGTGGCTCACCTGGGACTTGGAATTGCTCTACGTAATGTTCTTGATGCTTTGCGTAAATCTATTGATTCAAAG ATGTTTATGTTCGGTACGGCAGCTCTCGAGCAGTTCATGGATCGTCTAATAGAGTGGCCACAATACTGCAACCATATATTGCAGATCTCACATCTTCGTGGAACACATGCCGAATTAGTCTCTGCAATTGAGCGAGCACTTGCCAAGATATCATCAAGTCAAAATGAACCAAATAGTAGCAGCATATTTCCTGTGGATCAGCATGGTTCTGGTTCACTGTCTATTGGGAGCATAGAG GCTTCTGAAGCGTCATGGCAGTTCATTAATCCTCCAACACAACTAGAACGGTCGCCTTCTTCTTTTCCACTGCAACAGAGACACCAGGGTTTTCTTGGGGAGAGGTCCAAGGGTTCTACAAACAGCATTCAAGCTAAGAACATTTTATCTGTCAGTCAACCTTTTTCTTCGATACCTGCTGTTTCGTCTATCACTCAAAAG GTTACTGCGCCGCCATCCTCACAATCTTCTCCCCACCATTCTACCACTATTTCAACTCCATCACAATCTACTAATTTTCTGAGGCCCAGAAGTTCAGCTCCTTCAG GCACTCGATCTTCGTACACAACAGGATTTGGAGCTGCTTTAAATATTGAGACTCTTGTTGCTGCAGCAGAACGACGAGATACATCAGTTGAG GCCCCTCCCTCTGAAGTTCAAGACAAGATTTTTTTCATGATCAACAACATCTCCATTTCTAATTTGGAAGCTAAGGCAAAAGAATTTAATGAGGTTTTCCAGGAACAGTACTATCCTTGGTTTGCACAATACATGGTCATGAAAAG GGCAAGCATCGAACCTAATTTTCATGACTTGTATTTGAAGTTCTTCGACAAAGTGAACTCAAAATTGTTGAATAGAGAAATGGTGAAAGCTACATATGAGAACTGCAAG GCCTTGTTGCAATCGGATCTTATCAAATCAAGTTCTGAAGAGAGATCGTTGCTAAAAAATCTGGGTAGTTGGCTAGGAAAGCTCACTATTGGAAGGAATCAAACATTACGAGCAAAGGAAATTGACCCCAAAATTCTTATAGTTGAG GCATACGAAAGGGGGCTGATGATTGCAGTAGTTCCGTTCACTTCAAAG ATTCTTGAACCTTGCCATTCAAGTATAGCATATCGTCCTCCAAATCCATGGACAATGGGTATTCTTAGCCTACTTGCAGAGATCTATAATCTACCAAATCTCAAGATGAACCTGAAGTTTGACATTGAG GTCTTGTTTAAGAACCTCAGTGTGGACATGAAGGATGTAAAACCATCTTCTTTTCTGAAAGATCGTATTCGCCAAATTGAAGGAAATCCGGATTTTTCAAATAAAGATGTCAGTGCATCTCAAACACCAGTGGTTGCAGAGGTTTCCTCTGGTATGATTCCAGCCAAAAAGCTTGTGGAAGTGCAACCAGAGTTAATTAGTACCTCCCGGTCTACTAGCCTCCCAAATATGTTAAACCAG TATGCACCACctcttcggcttcctccaaacagcATGGTAGAAGACGATAAGGTTGCTTTAAGAATGCCCGATCAGATTTCACCTTCACAGACATCGTCTCCATCGCCTGCTCTGTTTACTCTTAGTCAG CTTATGGCAGCGATCCCACGCGCGGATATATATTTCAGAATTAATGAAAAGCTTAGCTCTCTTGGTTCACTACAATATAGCAA aATCATGGATGTTGCTTTGGATAAGGCTATTAAAGAAATTATAGGCCCTGTTATCCAGAGAAGTGTTACAATAGCTACCCGAACCACTAAGGAACTTATTATTAAG GATTTAGCAATGGAATCTGATGACAGTGCCGTATCTCGTGCTGCACATTTGATGGTTGGCACACTAGCTGGAAGTCTAGCTCATGTAACTTCCAAG GAGCCTCTTCGTGTTGCTTTGTCGTCTCATCTTCGAAGTCTCATTCAGAACCTGAATAACAACAGCGAAAGCACTGAGCAGATTGTTCATATTCTGATCAATGACAATCTCGATCTTGGATGTGCCCTAATAGAGACTGTTGCGACACGCAAG GCTGTTGAGATGATTGATGGAGAAATCAAGCAGCCCTTTTCACAGCTAAGGAGGCAGAAAGAGTTACTTGGTTCTGGATATTATGATGCTTTTCCTTACACTCAAGGTCTTGCGCGTGTCCCGGATGCACTTCGGCCAAAGCCTGCTGGTCTTTTATGCGCTACCCAACAACGAGTTTATGAG GACTTCATTACTGTATGGCACAGCCAGAGTAGTCAAAATGCTGGAGCTACCACTTCTGCTACAGCCTTGACTGTTGCTCCGGGCAATTCCAGTATACCTCGACTTTATAGCCCAAATTTGGTACAGCCATCAGATCTGGTTCCGGAAGAGTCTGATCATGGTACTACGCAACTTTTAAG TGTTTCCACACAACTTGGTGCAAGTGACACTTTTGCCCCCACAAGCCTTACATCTGTATTCCCCTCTATGTCATCTAATGATGCCCCAGTGGGTGAACCAACAGTTGCGACTGAA GATCTAGGTACAACCATACCTCTTCCACCTACGGCTGCTGTTGATCGCATGGAATCTGTTTTCGCTGAACCTCTGAATACTGAAGATGCATTGGAGAGATACCAACAGGTTGCACTGAAG ATTGAAGCCTTGATTGCCAGTGACGGTGAAGACTCAGAAATTCAG TCTGTTATTGCGGAAGTTCCTGATATCTTATACAGATGTGTAAGTCGAGATGAAGCTGCATTAGCTATGGCACAAAAG GTTTTCAGAAATTTGTATGAAAATGCATCAAAGGGTACTTCTGTTACAGGGATTCTAGCAACTTTAGTTGCAATATGTGATGTTTGCAAACTTGTTGTTAAAGAGATAACAAGCTGG GTAATGTATTGTGATGAAGATAAGAAGTTTAACGTCGACATAATTACTGGATTAATTCGTTCTGAGATTCTTAATCTTGGAGATTACGATGTTAATCTAGCAAAGATCATTGATAGTGGAAGAAACA AGGGTGCAACGGAGTTTGCTATATCACTTGTCCAGACATTGATCACTCAAGAACCCAATGGCGTCTCCAAGCTTTATAATGTTGTCGATGTATTATCAAAG CTTGCGATCGGGCCTGGTTCACCAGAATCGTTGCAGCAGTTGATTGAGATTGCAAGGAGTAATTTCAACAACGCTGCTAGCTTTGCTGCCATGAAGGATGAAAAG GTTTTATCTGGCCGTGCTTCGATGTATAAAGAAGAAAACGATACTGCTTTAGCAGATGGTGTTAGTTTTCAAGACCAG GTTGCAGTCTTATTCTCAGATTGGTGCCACATATATGATCATCCAATTATGGGTGATTCAGAATATAGTCATTACATTGCGCAGTTGCAACAACATGGCTTGCTTAAGGGAGATGATTTGACTGACCGCTTCTTCCATATTCTCACG GAACTTGCTGTCACACACACTGTTGTCTCTGAGCAACTTATTGCTCCTGGTGGAATACCTCAGCAACCTGCCCAGCAACTCCAGATTTCATATTTCTCGATTGATTCATATTCGAAGCTTGTGACTTTAGTGTTCAAG TACTGCGTGAATATAGCACCAAATAAAGGCAGCCTTCTTCCGAAG ATTCTCTTCGTAACTGCTAGGACCATTCAGAAAGATGCTGAAGAAAAAAAAGTTTCTTTCAACCCTCGGCCATATTTTAGATTATTTATAAATTTGCTAAGTGAGCTTAGTACCGCTGACCTTCATGATGCTGCTACTTTTCAG GTTTTGACTGCGTTTGCAAATGCTTTCCATGTGCTGCAACCTCTGAGAGTTCCTGCATGGAG CTTTGCTTGGCTCGAATTGGTAAGTCATAGAAGCTTCATGCCAAAGTTGCTGTTGTGCAATTCACAGAAGGGCTGGCCATTATTCCAGGGGCTGCTTGTTGATTTGTTCAAATTCATGGAACCATATCTAAGAAATGCTGAAATGGGACAACCT ATTCATCTTTTATACAAGGGAACTTTGAGAGTGCTACTTGTTCTACTCCATGACTTCCCTGAATTTCTTTGCGACTACCACCTCAGTTTCTGTGATGTGATTCCCCCAAGCTGCATTCAAATGCGCAATGTTATTCTGAGTGCTTTCCCACGCAATATGAGACTTCCAGATCCCTCTACTCCTAATTTGAAG ATTGATCTGCTACCTGAAATTTCAAAAGCTCCAAGAATCATGTCTGATGTGGAAAGTGCTTTAAAGGCAAAACAAATGAAAACTCAGGTTGACGAGTACCTCAAG AGACCAGAAGGTTCATCCTTTTTAACCGATTTAAAGCAGAAGTTACTGCTGCCTCTAAATGAAGCAAATGTGGCTGGAACTCGTTATAATGTTCCCTTGATTAATTCGCTTGTCGTTTATGTCGGCATCCAG GCTGTGCAACAGTTGCAGCATAACAAGGAGAATGCATCAGCACAGCAAATCAACCAAAGTTCCCAGGTGGAGATTTTTCAGATTGAAACAGCTACCGAGGTCTTCCAGAATCTGATAGTGAATATGGATACTGAAGGCCGTTACCTCGTCCTGAACGCAATTGCTAACCAACTGCGCTATCCAAACAATCACACCCATTACTTCTCCTTCATCATTCTGTACTTGTTTGCTGAGGCAACACAG GATATTGTACAGGAGCAGATAACAAGAGTTCTTTTAGAACGTCTAATAGTTAACCGTCCTCATCCGTGGGGATTACTAATTACTTTTGTTGAGCTCATAAAG AACCCACGGTACAGCTTTTGGGCTCGGCCCTTTACACATTGCGCACCCGAGATTGAGAGGTTGTTTGAGTCTGTTGCAAGGTCTTGTGGAGGAAAAGCTGTGGACGAGGGAGTTGTTTTAGCTGACGGTAGCCATTAG